A window from Cinclus cinclus chromosome 4, bCinCin1.1, whole genome shotgun sequence encodes these proteins:
- the MOV10L1 gene encoding RNA helicase Mov10l1: MDIKDYYMSGVNLKRNGNLLVLEVPGVEEGRPRLIPGDKVILKSQVYSGHIIEYIAYVAEICEEDVTLKVNADFERTYNLEPMDVEFVHCRIPSRRCQLAIQQALYLGETVLFPERLVLKSPQAIKTQNTAEYCAVDDGLKQSSQQESQKKAEQTDKRYGIKGGEHNQFGETVELKQRDGEFFNPMLNVQQRLAVKRILSGECRPTPYLLFGPPGTGKTVTVIEAILQIHFTLPDSRILVCAPSNTATDLICLRLHQSNLLKPGAMVRVNAAFRSTEQIDDMVKPYCKDGDDIQKALWSRIVITTCSSAGLFYQTDTRLGHFTHVILDEAGQASEPESLIPIGLISEADGQIILVGDPKQLGPVIKSKLAKTFGLSMSLLERLSSRELYLRDEDAFGACGAYNPLLITKLTKNYRSHSALLALPSKLFYHKELEVCADTSVVTSLLNWGKLPRKGFPLIFHGIKGSETREGHSPSWFNPAEAVQVMMYCCQLARSEYSAVSVTDIGVIAPYRKQVEKIRVLLRNIDLENIKVGTVEEFQGQEYMAIILSTVRSQKVVIDDEKHCLGFLCNPKRFNVAITRAKALLIVVGNPHVLVKDPCFYALLEYSLMNRVYIGCDLPKELEHLQKCD; the protein is encoded by the exons ATGGATATAAAAGATTACTACATGAGTGGAGTTAATTTAAAACGGAATGGGAATTTGTTAGTGCTGGAAGTGCCAGGAGTAGAAGAGGGCCGCCCTCGCCTGATTCCAG GTGACAAGGTGATACTGAAAAGCCAGGTGTACTCAGGGCATATAATAGAGTACATTGCATATGTCGCTGAG ATATGTGAGGAAGATGTTACTCTTAAGGTTAATGCGGACTTTGAACGGACTTACAACTTGGAACCCATGGATGTGGAATTTGTTCATTGCAG GATTCCTAGCCGGCGATGCCAGTTGGCCATTCAGCAAGCTCTCTACCTGGGTGAGACAG TGTTATTTCCAGAAAGGCTTGTGTTAAAATCACCACAAGCTATCAAGACCCAGAATACTGCAGAGTATTGTGCTGTTGATGATGGCCTTAAACAATCTTCACAGCAGGAAA GtcaaaaaaaagcagaacaaacagACAAAAGGTACGGCATCAAGGGAGGTGAACATAACCAAT TTGGTGAAACTGTGGAACTTAAACAGAGAGATGGTGAATTTTTCAATCCTATGCTGAATGTGCAACAGAGGCTGGCAGTGAAAAGGATACTGAGTGGTGAATGTCGCCCAACACCTTATCTTCTCTTTGGACCACCAGGAACTGGAAAAACAGTAACAGTAATTGAAGCTATTTTACAG ATACATTTTACTCTCCCAGACAGTCGGATTTTGGTATGTGCGCCGTCAAACACTGCAACAGATCTGATTTGCTTGCGGCTGCATCAAAGCAATCTCTTAAAACCAGGAGCTATGGTCCGAGTTAATGCTGCCTTCCGGTCAACAGAG cagATTGATGACATGGTGAAACCTTACTGCAAAGATGGTGATGATATTCAGAAGGCATTGTGGTCCAGGATTGTAATTACAACATGCAGCAGTGCAGGATTGTTTTATCAAACAGATACACG GCTTGGACATTTCACTCATGTGATTCTGGATGAAGCAGGACAAGCAAGTGAACCGGAGAGTCTGATTCCTATTGGGTTGATTTCAGAAGCTGATGGACAG ATAATTCTCGTTGGAGATCCAAAGCAGTTAGGGCCAGTAATAAAATCTAAACTTGCGAAGACTTTTGGATTAAGTATGTCATTGCTAGAAAGACTGTCATCAAGGGAGCTATATCTGAGAGATGAGGATGCTTTTGGTGCCTGTGGAGCGTACAATCCTTTGTTG ATCACTAAACTCACAAAGAACTACAGGTCACATTCTGCGTTGCTTGCCTTGCCATCTAAATTGTTTTATCACAAGGAGCTAGAAGTTTGTGCAGATACTTCAGTAGTAACTTCTTTGTTGAATTGGGGGAAGTTGCCCAGGAAGGgatttccattaatttttcatgGAATAAAG GGCAGTGAAACACGTGAAGGTCACAGTCCTTCGTGGTTTAATCCAGCTGAAGCAGTTCAAGTAATGATGTACTGTTGCCAGCTGGCTAGAAGTGAATACTCTGCAGTATCAGTGACAGATATTGGAGTGATTGCACCGTATCGTAAACAG GTGGAAAAAATTAGAGTTCTTCTCAGAAACATTGATTTGGAAAACATAAAGGTTGGCACAGTAGAAGAGTTTCAAGGGCAGGAATACATGGCTATCATCTTATCAACA GTGCGTTCTCAGAAAGTTGTAATTGATGATGAAAAACACTGTTTGGGCTTTCTCTGCAACCCAAAGAGATTTAATGTAGCAATTACTAGAGCAAAAGCTTTGCTGATTGTTGTGGGAAATCCTCATGTTCTTGTAAAA GATCCCTGTTTTTATGCTCTGTTAGAATACAGTTTAATGAACAGAGTCTATATAGGTTGTGACCTGCCCAAAGAGCTGGAACACCTGCAGAA GTGTGACTAG